One Algibacter sp. L3A6 genomic region harbors:
- a CDS encoding 6-pyruvoyl trahydropterin synthase family protein, producing MGNNIRITKKFAFETGHALYGYDGKCKNVHGHSYKLSVTVIGQPISDNTNVKYGMVIDFGDLKKIVKEEIVDVFDHATVFNKNTPHVELAKELQARDHNVLLVDYQPTSEMMVIDFAQKIKQRLPKHINLHSLKLQETDSSFAQWFASDNI from the coding sequence ATGGGCAATAACATTCGTATTACAAAAAAATTCGCTTTCGAAACTGGTCATGCTTTATATGGTTACGATGGAAAATGCAAAAACGTACACGGCCATAGCTACAAACTATCTGTAACCGTAATTGGACAACCTATTTCAGATAACACCAACGTAAAATACGGTATGGTTATCGATTTTGGCGATCTTAAAAAAATTGTAAAAGAAGAAATTGTAGACGTCTTCGATCACGCTACCGTTTTTAATAAAAATACACCACACGTAGAGTTAGCAAAAGAGCTTCAAGCTCGCGATCATAACGTTTTATTGGTAGATTACCAACCAACAAGTGAAATGATGGTTATCGATTTCGCACAAAAAATAAAACAACGCCTACCAAAACACATCAATTTACATTCATTAAAATTACAAGAAACCGATAGCTCTTTTGCGCAATGGTTTGCTTCCGATAATATCTAG
- a CDS encoding tetratricopeptide repeat protein produces MKTSFKTILSLLIATILVVSCSRKKDKFINRNFHAVTAEFNSLYNGYNALEEGRISLNDAYFDNYWDVLPIERMQISEEVMLPGQSKNENFSRAEEKAVKAIQKHSMNIKGKEINPQMDEAYLLLGKARYFDQRFVPAIEAFNYILYKYPASDKINQAKVWREKTNMRLDNNELAIKNLKRLLKQEQLEGQDLADATSMLAQAYLNTKSIDSAITQLEIASTSTKNNDERGRYRFIQGQLYNKLGKKDSANLAFDKVIDLNRRTPRIYMITAYLEKFKNFDFENGNKLEAQELLTKLEENRENRPFLDKIYHQIGEFHLNNSSDSSAMAYYNKSLRTNSPDRLLKAKNYETIGDMFFDNSEYATAGAYFDSTMSSLPLNSKPFRVIKRKRDNLEDVIYYEAIAKTNDSILNLVHLPEAERLSLFESYVSDLKEQAEEEKEQAEATERNASTGLVTANNIPGTTNAVGSRGGLPGQAALFYFYNPTTVAYGKNEFVKVWGNRALEDNWRWSSKGSIATSTNTTGSTNDLSALASDEEKFDPQFYISKIPSEEKEIDSISKERNYAYYQLGLIYKEKFKEYQLSKSKFQNLLESNPEERLILPSKYNLYKIYELLGENGEASIAKSEIIKNYPESRYANILEHPELVSDKDENSPESLYEALYNLHEQQKYAEVISKSEDYIKRFDGEPIIPKLELLKATANGRLNGFEAFKEGVNNLSVTYANTNEGKQAQKIINDVLPKIASTDFVEAIDSVTTHYKVVFQFKDAEQNNIPAFQKELDSVLKEVKYYRLSSSVDLYNPQKTFVLVHGIKNEAVAKTFKQLLTDKNKKRIVKPFFVISSANYQTVQIHKNLEAYLNPNNQ; encoded by the coding sequence TTGAAAACATCTTTTAAAACTATATTATCACTATTAATAGCAACTATTCTCGTAGTAAGCTGCTCGCGAAAAAAAGATAAATTTATTAATCGAAATTTTCACGCAGTTACCGCAGAATTCAACTCGCTTTACAATGGTTATAATGCTTTAGAAGAAGGACGAATAAGTTTAAACGATGCTTATTTTGATAATTACTGGGATGTTTTACCCATAGAGCGCATGCAAATTTCGGAAGAAGTGATGCTACCTGGGCAATCTAAAAACGAAAATTTTTCGCGTGCCGAAGAAAAAGCTGTTAAAGCCATACAAAAGCATAGCATGAATATTAAGGGAAAAGAAATTAACCCACAAATGGACGAAGCGTACTTACTACTTGGTAAAGCACGTTATTTCGATCAACGTTTTGTACCAGCCATAGAAGCTTTTAACTACATACTTTACAAATACCCAGCCAGCGACAAAATAAACCAAGCCAAAGTATGGCGCGAAAAAACCAACATGCGTTTAGACAATAACGAGTTGGCTATAAAAAACTTAAAACGCCTTTTAAAACAAGAGCAACTTGAAGGTCAAGATTTAGCCGATGCTACATCTATGTTAGCCCAAGCTTATTTAAACACAAAATCTATAGACAGTGCAATTACCCAATTAGAAATTGCATCGACATCAACAAAAAATAATGACGAGCGTGGCCGTTACCGCTTTATTCAAGGGCAACTCTATAATAAATTAGGTAAAAAAGATAGTGCAAACTTGGCCTTTGATAAGGTGATTGACCTAAATCGCAGAACGCCAAGAATCTACATGATTACCGCTTATCTTGAAAAATTTAAAAATTTCGATTTTGAAAATGGTAACAAATTAGAAGCTCAAGAATTGCTTACTAAACTCGAAGAAAATCGTGAGAATCGTCCGTTTTTAGATAAAATCTATCATCAAATTGGCGAATTTCATTTAAATAATAGTTCCGATTCTTCCGCAATGGCTTACTACAATAAGTCGTTACGCACCAATTCACCAGACAGATTATTAAAGGCAAAAAACTACGAAACCATAGGCGATATGTTTTTCGATAACTCGGAATACGCTACAGCCGGTGCTTATTTCGATAGCACCATGAGTAGTTTACCCTTAAACTCTAAACCGTTTAGAGTTATAAAACGTAAGCGTGACAACCTAGAAGATGTTATTTATTATGAAGCTATCGCGAAAACAAACGATAGTATTTTAAATTTAGTACACTTACCAGAAGCAGAAAGATTATCCCTATTTGAAAGCTATGTAAGCGATTTAAAAGAACAAGCCGAAGAAGAAAAAGAACAAGCCGAAGCTACCGAACGTAATGCAAGCACGGGTTTAGTTACCGCTAACAATATACCTGGCACAACCAATGCTGTTGGATCTAGAGGTGGTTTACCTGGGCAAGCTGCTTTATTTTATTTTTACAACCCTACCACGGTAGCTTATGGTAAAAATGAATTTGTAAAAGTTTGGGGCAACCGCGCTTTAGAAGATAATTGGAGATGGTCTAGCAAAGGCAGCATAGCAACAAGTACAAATACTACAGGATCCACTAACGACCTGTCTGCATTAGCATCAGATGAAGAAAAATTTGATCCGCAATTTTACATTTCTAAAATTCCTTCGGAAGAAAAAGAAATAGACAGTATTTCAAAAGAAAGAAACTACGCTTATTATCAACTCGGATTAATTTACAAAGAGAAGTTTAAAGAATATCAATTATCAAAAAGTAAGTTTCAAAATTTATTAGAAAGCAACCCAGAAGAGCGATTAATTCTTCCTTCTAAATATAATTTATATAAAATATATGAGCTTTTAGGGGAAAACGGAGAAGCTTCGATTGCAAAATCTGAAATTATTAAAAACTATCCAGAATCGCGTTATGCTAATATTTTAGAGCATCCAGAGTTGGTTTCAGACAAAGACGAAAATAGCCCAGAGAGTTTATACGAAGCGCTATACAACTTACACGAACAACAAAAATATGCCGAGGTTATTTCTAAAAGTGAAGATTATATTAAACGTTTTGATGGCGAACCTATTATTCCGAAGTTAGAACTTTTAAAAGCTACCGCAAACGGTCGTTTAAATGGCTTTGAGGCCTTTAAGGAAGGTGTTAATAATTTATCGGTTACCTATGCCAATACTAACGAAGGTAAACAAGCTCAAAAGATAATTAACGACGTGCTTCCAAAAATAGCAAGTACCGATTTTGTTGAAGCTATAGATAGTGTCACTACGCATTACAAAGTTGTTTTTCAGTTTAAAGATGCGGAACAAAACAATATTCCTGCTTTTCAAAAAGAGCTAGACAGTGTTTTAAAAGAGGTTAAATATTACCGATTGTCATCTTCGGTAGACTTGTATAACCCACAAAAAACATTTGTTTTAGTCCATGGAATAAAGAATGAAGCCGTTGCTAAAACATTCAAACAATTGTTAACCGATAAAAATAAAAAGAGGATTGTTAAACCATTCTTCGTAATTTCATCGGCGAATTATCAAACCGTTCAAATTCATAAAAATTTAGAGGCCTACTTAAACCCAAATAACCAATAA
- the atpG gene encoding ATP synthase F1 subunit gamma has translation MANLKEIRNRISSVSSTMQITSAMKMVSAAKLKKAQDAITAMRPYSDKLTELLQSLSATLDADSGSAYATQREVKKVLIVTITSNRGLAGAFNSNIIKEVTKMTSETYANQEVSYLAIGKKGNDAFKKTNNVIDNKSDIYDDLTFDNVAEIAEMLMDKFITGEFDKIDIIYNKFKNAATQIVTTEQFLPIVPVAGEAANTSDYVFEPSKLEIVEQLIPKSLKTQLYKGIRDSFASEHGARMTAMHKATDNATELRDQLKLTYNKARQASITNEILEIVGGAEALNN, from the coding sequence ATGGCTAATCTTAAAGAAATACGTAACAGAATATCATCGGTATCTTCAACGATGCAAATTACCAGTGCCATGAAAATGGTATCGGCTGCAAAGTTAAAAAAGGCACAAGATGCTATTACAGCTATGCGTCCTTATTCAGATAAGTTAACCGAACTTTTACAAAGTTTGAGTGCCACTTTAGATGCTGATTCTGGAAGCGCATACGCCACACAACGTGAGGTAAAAAAAGTATTAATTGTAACTATAACTTCTAATAGAGGTTTAGCAGGTGCTTTTAACTCTAACATTATTAAAGAAGTTACAAAAATGACTTCTGAAACTTATGCAAACCAAGAAGTATCTTATCTTGCTATAGGTAAAAAGGGAAATGATGCCTTTAAGAAAACTAATAATGTTATAGATAACAAAAGTGATATTTACGATGATTTAACGTTTGATAACGTTGCTGAAATTGCTGAAATGTTAATGGATAAATTTATTACTGGTGAATTCGATAAAATCGATATCATTTATAATAAATTTAAAAATGCGGCAACTCAAATTGTAACTACCGAGCAATTTTTACCAATTGTACCTGTAGCAGGCGAAGCAGCTAACACTTCAGATTATGTTTTCGAACCATCGAAATTAGAAATCGTAGAGCAGTTAATTCCTAAGTCTTTAAAAACACAATTATACAAAGGTATTCGCGATTCTTTTGCGAGTGAACATGGCGCTCGTATGACGGCTATGCACAAAGCAACAGATAACGCAACCGAATTAAGAGATCAGCTTAAATTAACGTACAACAAAGCACGTCAAGCATCTATTACAAACGAAATCTTAGAAATTGTTGGTGGTGCAGAAGCATTGAATAACTAG
- the atpH gene encoding ATP synthase F1 subunit delta — protein MAGARAAIRYAKALLSLASDQNTTEVVGNDMKLIANTLATSKDLSEALQSPVIPSSIKKSTLLDVFKNADKSTNNLIDTLVTNNRINILGDIAVKYGELLDKSKGVEVATVTTAVALTDDLKKRVLEKAKTLTGKDVEVENIIDEDILGGFILRIGDLQYNASVANQLNKLKREFTLN, from the coding sequence ATGGCGGGAGCAAGAGCAGCAATACGTTACGCTAAAGCATTATTAAGTTTAGCATCAGATCAAAACACAACAGAAGTTGTTGGTAATGATATGAAGCTAATCGCTAATACTTTGGCAACAAGTAAAGATTTAAGCGAAGCACTTCAAAGCCCTGTAATTCCTTCTTCAATTAAAAAATCGACTTTATTAGATGTTTTTAAAAACGCTGATAAATCAACAAATAACTTAATTGATACTTTAGTAACTAACAACCGAATTAATATTTTAGGCGATATCGCAGTAAAATATGGTGAGTTATTAGATAAATCTAAAGGTGTTGAAGTTGCTACCGTTACTACAGCAGTAGCGTTAACAGACGATTTAAAGAAGCGTGTTTTAGAAAAAGCTAAAACCCTTACAGGAAAAGATGTTGAAGTAGAAAACATTATAGATGAAGACATTTTAGGTGGTTTCATTTTACGTATTGGAGATTTGCAATACAACGCAAGTGTTGCCAATCAGCTTAACAAATTAAAAAGAGAATTTACATTAAACTAA
- the atpA gene encoding F0F1 ATP synthase subunit alpha, producing MAEVKPAEISAILKQQLSGFEASASLDEVGTVLTVGDGIVRAYGLANAQYGELVEFEGGLEGIVLNLEEDNVGIVLLGTSVGVREGSTVKRTNRIASVKVGEGIVGRVVDTLGNPIDGKGPIAGTTYEMPLERKAPGVIYREPVTEPLQTGIKAIDAMIPVGRGQRELVIGDRQTGKTAVCIDAILNQKEFYDAGEPVYCIYVAVGQKASTVALIAKTLEEKGALAYTTIVAANASDPAAMQVYAPFTGASIGEYFRDTGRPALIVFDDLSKQAVAYREVSLLLRRPPGREAYPGDVFYLHSRLLERSAKVINNDAIAREMNDLPESLKPIVKGGGSLTALPIIETQAGDVSAYIPTNVISITDGQIFLDGDLFNSGVRPAINVGISVSRVGGNAQIKSMKKVSGTLKLDQAQYRELEAFAKFGSDLDAVTLNVINKGKRNVEILKQGQNDPFKVEDQVAIIYAGSKNLLKDVPVEKVKEFERDFIEFLNAKHSDVLATLKAGKLTDAVTDTLISVCKELSAKYKA from the coding sequence ATGGCAGAAGTAAAACCAGCTGAAATATCAGCAATCTTAAAACAACAACTTTCGGGTTTTGAGGCAAGCGCTTCATTAGACGAAGTAGGAACTGTATTAACAGTAGGTGACGGTATTGTTCGTGCTTACGGATTAGCTAATGCACAATATGGTGAATTAGTAGAATTCGAAGGCGGATTAGAAGGTATCGTACTTAACCTTGAAGAGGATAATGTAGGTATTGTACTTTTAGGAACTTCAGTAGGAGTTAGAGAAGGTTCTACAGTAAAACGTACTAACCGTATTGCTTCTGTGAAAGTAGGAGAAGGTATTGTTGGTCGTGTTGTAGATACTTTAGGTAACCCAATTGATGGTAAAGGACCTATTGCTGGAACAACTTATGAGATGCCTTTAGAGCGTAAAGCTCCTGGTGTTATCTATAGAGAGCCAGTAACAGAACCATTACAAACAGGTATTAAAGCAATTGATGCTATGATCCCAGTTGGTAGAGGTCAACGTGAGTTGGTAATTGGTGACAGACAAACAGGTAAAACTGCAGTTTGTATCGATGCTATCTTAAATCAAAAAGAATTTTACGATGCAGGCGAGCCTGTATATTGTATATATGTTGCTGTAGGCCAAAAGGCTTCAACAGTAGCACTTATTGCTAAAACTTTAGAAGAAAAAGGCGCTTTAGCTTACACAACAATAGTAGCTGCAAATGCATCAGATCCTGCTGCAATGCAAGTTTACGCACCATTTACTGGAGCATCTATTGGAGAGTATTTTAGAGATACTGGTAGACCAGCTTTAATTGTTTTTGATGATTTATCAAAACAAGCCGTTGCTTACCGTGAGGTATCTTTATTATTAAGACGTCCACCAGGACGTGAGGCATACCCTGGAGATGTATTTTATTTACACTCTCGTTTATTAGAGCGTTCTGCAAAAGTTATTAATAACGATGCCATTGCTAGAGAAATGAATGACTTACCAGAGTCGTTAAAACCAATCGTAAAAGGTGGTGGATCTTTAACTGCATTGCCAATTATTGAAACTCAAGCGGGTGATGTTTCTGCTTATATCCCAACAAACGTAATTTCTATTACTGATGGGCAAATTTTCTTAGATGGAGATTTATTTAACTCTGGTGTTCGTCCAGCAATTAACGTAGGTATTTCTGTATCTCGTGTTGGTGGTAATGCACAGATTAAATCTATGAAAAAAGTATCTGGTACTTTAAAATTAGATCAAGCACAATACCGTGAGCTAGAAGCTTTCGCTAAGTTTGGTTCAGATTTAGATGCTGTTACTTTAAACGTAATTAATAAAGGTAAACGTAACGTAGAGATCTTAAAGCAAGGTCAAAACGATCCTTTTAAAGTAGAAGATCAAGTAGCAATTATCTACGCTGGTTCTAAAAACTTATTAAAAGACGTTCCTGTTGAAAAAGTAAAAGAATTTGAAAGAGATTTCATTGAATTCTTAAACGCTAAGCATAGTGATGTATTAGCTACTTTAAAAGCGGGTAAATTAACTGATGCCGTTACAGACACATTAATTTCTGTTTGTAAAGAACTTTCAGCTAAATACAAAGCATAA
- a CDS encoding MATE family efflux transporter: MNTNISFKHINKLAVPALIAGIAEPILSITDTAIIGNIDSNATESLAAVGIVGTFISMLIWVLGQTRSAISSIVSQHLGANKLDKIKNLPAQAIFIITLLSVLIIFGTYPFARSIFKLYNATNIILDYSVDYYRIRVFGFPFTLFTMAVFGVFRGLQNTFYPMIIATIGAFLNIALDYAFVFGIENYIPAMDIKGAAYGSLIAQITMAILATIYLVKKTDIPLIPKFPLNKEIDKLVIMILNLFVRTLALNVTLYFATRFATGYGPAHIAAYTICINLWFFAAFFVDGYASAGNILSGKLYGETAYATLLKLSNKLIRYGIIVGIMLAVFGALFYYPLGRLFSKDPEVLSLFYNSFWLVLIMQPFCALAFIFDGMFKGLGKMKFLRNVLLCATTFVFLPVLFWLDALDYQLHAIFIALTFWIIARGIPLIIKFRKIFIPLSQKS, from the coding sequence GTGAATACAAACATTAGTTTTAAGCACATCAACAAGTTAGCTGTACCAGCATTAATTGCAGGTATAGCCGAACCTATTTTATCTATTACCGACACGGCTATTATTGGCAACATTGATAGTAACGCCACAGAGTCTTTGGCTGCCGTTGGTATTGTTGGCACATTTATTTCAATGCTTATTTGGGTTTTAGGACAAACTAGAAGTGCTATATCTTCCATAGTATCGCAACATTTAGGCGCAAATAAATTAGATAAAATTAAAAATTTACCAGCACAAGCCATTTTTATAATCACCTTACTAAGTGTACTTATTATATTTGGCACCTACCCATTTGCTCGATCTATTTTTAAACTATACAATGCCACAAACATTATTTTAGATTATAGCGTAGATTATTATAGAATTCGAGTTTTCGGTTTTCCCTTTACACTATTCACAATGGCCGTTTTTGGTGTTTTTCGAGGATTACAAAACACATTTTACCCCATGATTATTGCTACTATTGGCGCGTTTCTAAATATTGCACTCGATTACGCTTTTGTTTTTGGCATAGAAAATTACATACCAGCCATGGATATAAAAGGAGCTGCTTATGGTAGTTTAATCGCCCAAATTACTATGGCCATTTTAGCAACTATTTACCTCGTAAAAAAAACCGATATTCCGTTAATACCCAAGTTTCCTTTAAATAAAGAAATCGATAAATTGGTTATCATGATCCTTAACCTATTTGTGCGCACCTTGGCGTTAAATGTCACCTTGTATTTCGCAACACGTTTTGCCACAGGTTACGGACCAGCACACATAGCAGCCTATACTATTTGTATCAATTTATGGTTTTTTGCCGCCTTTTTTGTCGATGGTTATGCCAGTGCAGGCAATATCCTATCGGGTAAATTATATGGAGAAACGGCTTATGCAACACTATTAAAACTAAGCAACAAACTTATTCGTTACGGTATAATTGTAGGTATTATGCTAGCCGTATTTGGAGCACTTTTTTACTATCCGTTAGGGCGTCTATTTTCTAAAGACCCTGAGGTTTTATCTTTATTTTACAATAGCTTTTGGCTTGTATTAATTATGCAACCCTTTTGCGCTTTAGCTTTTATTTTCGATGGTATGTTTAAAGGTTTAGGTAAAATGAAATTTTTAAGAAACGTACTTTTATGCGCCACAACATTTGTTTTTCTTCCCGTTTTATTTTGGTTAGATGCCCTAGACTATCAACTTCATGCTATTTTTATTGCGTTAACTTTTTGGATTATAGCTCGAGGGATTCCTTTAATTATAAAATTTCGGAAAATATTTATTCCGCTGTCACAAAAATCTTAA
- the atpE gene encoding ATP synthase F0 subunit C: protein MYNLIGAGLIVIGGGIGLGQIGGKAMEGIARQPEAAGKIQTAMIIIGALLEGLAFGALILGK from the coding sequence ATGTACAATTTAATTGGAGCAGGATTAATCGTTATCGGTGGTGGTATCGGATTAGGTCAAATTGGTGGTAAAGCAATGGAAGGTATTGCTCGTCAACCTGAAGCAGCTGGAAAAATCCAAACTGCAATGATCATCATTGGAGCCTTATTAGAAGGTTTAGCATTCGGTGCATTAATCTTAGGGAAATAA
- the atpB gene encoding F0F1 ATP synthase subunit A — translation MVVAKKSINFIAVLVLALFSISSYGDDAQHKPGNKVDTAEEINEYIAHHLKDSHDFHFYTHNESGTHYSFPLPVIVWTSNGLKTFMSSEFHHDDAGKVIVDKDDTKLVKLHSKIYELESGASTINFDEDHHATNAQKVLDFSITKSVFGMLLTGILMLLGFGALARGYKKGKTIPKGFSRVLEPLVIYVRDEIAKPNIGEKKYRKFMGFLLTVFFFIWILNLLGLTPLGFNVTGQIAVTACLALFTVVIYMFSGTKDFWAHTLWMPGVPYILRPILAVIELVGFVIIKPFSLLIRLFANITAGHFVVMSLIALTITLKASFGPVVSTGMSLALSLFIMVIEILVAFLQAFIFTMLSSLFIGMAVEEHDDHH, via the coding sequence ATGGTGGTGGCAAAAAAATCTATCAATTTTATAGCAGTTTTAGTTTTAGCGTTGTTTTCTATATCTTCTTATGGAGATGATGCACAGCATAAACCTGGAAACAAAGTAGATACAGCAGAAGAAATTAATGAATATATTGCACATCACTTAAAGGATTCGCACGATTTTCATTTCTACACGCACAACGAATCTGGAACACATTACAGTTTTCCTTTACCCGTAATTGTTTGGACCAGTAATGGTTTAAAAACATTTATGTCATCTGAGTTTCATCATGATGATGCTGGAAAGGTAATCGTTGATAAAGACGATACTAAACTTGTAAAACTACACAGCAAAATATACGAATTAGAAAGCGGAGCTTCTACAATTAACTTTGATGAAGATCACCACGCTACTAACGCGCAAAAAGTTTTAGACTTCTCGATAACAAAATCTGTTTTCGGAATGTTATTAACTGGTATCCTTATGTTATTAGGTTTTGGCGCATTAGCTAGAGGTTATAAAAAAGGAAAAACGATTCCAAAAGGATTTTCTAGAGTATTAGAACCGTTAGTAATCTACGTTCGTGATGAAATAGCAAAACCAAATATTGGAGAGAAAAAGTACCGTAAATTTATGGGCTTCTTGCTAACTGTATTCTTCTTTATCTGGATATTAAATTTATTAGGTTTAACTCCACTTGGTTTTAACGTAACAGGGCAAATAGCTGTAACAGCTTGTTTAGCATTATTTACAGTTGTTATCTATATGTTTAGTGGTACTAAAGATTTTTGGGCACACACATTATGGATGCCAGGAGTTCCTTATATATTACGCCCTATATTAGCAGTTATTGAGCTAGTTGGTTTTGTAATTATTAAGCCATTTTCATTATTAATACGTTTATTCGCAAACATTACTGCGGGTCACTTTGTTGTAATGAGCTTAATTGCATTAACAATAACATTAAAAGCATCTTTCGGACCTGTGGTTTCTACAGGAATGTCGTTAGCATTATCGTTATTTATAATGGTAATTGAGATATTAGTAGCGTTTTTACAAGCGTTTATTTTCACGATGTTATCATCGTTATTTATTGGTATGGCTGTCGAAGAACACGACGATCACCACTAA
- a CDS encoding DUF6168 family protein, translating to MIKRILIVTAILLVLFLIAFNLQNYLTTETLSFSLLSVYLFHLIAAVIVYTTVEFVAEKLPNQAGYAYLTLMFFKIGAFVLIFQSSIFANDNLTQMERIGLVIPLFLFLITEAIAVSKLLNSK from the coding sequence ATGATTAAGCGTATTTTAATTGTAACGGCTATTCTTTTAGTATTATTCCTAATAGCCTTCAATCTTCAAAATTACTTAACCACCGAAACACTTTCGTTCTCGTTGCTTTCTGTATATCTATTCCATTTAATAGCCGCTGTTATAGTTTACACAACTGTAGAGTTTGTTGCAGAAAAATTACCTAATCAAGCAGGTTACGCCTACTTAACTTTAATGTTTTTTAAAATTGGCGCCTTTGTTTTAATTTTTCAATCATCGATTTTTGCTAATGATAATTTGACGCAAATGGAACGCATTGGATTAGTGATTCCATTATTCCTGTTTTTAATTACAGAAGCTATAGCCGTTTCAAAGCTCTTAAACAGTAAGTAA
- a CDS encoding bactofilin family protein: protein MAEATSNQNIVAKGTIIVGDLKSEGDFRIDGTVEGNISTPGKVVVGKSGSIKGSLQGTDAHFEGAFLGTLTLTGTLTLKSTANIEGDVVVGKLAVEPGATFNVSCAMQGHKKQVKDGGQPKAIG, encoded by the coding sequence ATGGCAGAAGCAACGTCCAACCAGAATATAGTAGCAAAAGGAACCATTATTGTTGGTGATTTAAAAAGCGAAGGCGATTTTAGAATAGATGGCACCGTAGAAGGTAATATTTCAACTCCAGGCAAAGTAGTTGTTGGAAAATCGGGGTCTATAAAAGGGTCTTTACAAGGTACAGATGCTCATTTTGAAGGCGCTTTTTTAGGCACACTTACTTTAACAGGTACCCTAACATTAAAATCTACCGCAAATATTGAAGGTGATGTTGTTGTTGGAAAACTAGCAGTAGAACCTGGGGCAACCTTTAATGTATCATGTGCTATGCAAGGGCATAAAAAACAAGTGAAAGATGGCGGACAACCAAAAGCCATCGGATAA
- a CDS encoding AtpZ/AtpI family protein yields the protein MADNQKPSDKRLNPFIRFSSIALQMGLTIYLGSKLGEWLDVKFNNTNQLYYKIVTLIAVFIAMYAVIKQVLNLTNSDQTKNKP from the coding sequence ATGGCGGACAACCAAAAGCCATCGGATAAACGGCTTAATCCGTTTATTAGGTTTTCATCTATTGCTCTCCAAATGGGTTTAACCATCTATTTAGGCAGCAAATTGGGTGAATGGCTAGATGTAAAATTCAATAACACGAACCAACTCTATTACAAAATAGTGACCTTAATTGCTGTTTTTATTGCCATGTATGCGGTTATAAAACAAGTACTCAACTTAACAAACAGCGACCAAACCAAAAACAAACCTTAA
- a CDS encoding F0F1 ATP synthase subunit B has product MDQLLHDFSPGLFFMQAIILLILIVLMRKFAWKPILDSLQSREDGIQNALDSAEKAKLEMQNLQADNQKLLQEARAEREEMLKEAREMKNKMIEDAKSEAEGQANKMIAQAQAAIEGEKKAALAELKNHVAGISLEIAEKVMRTELSNKDKQLQLVETMLAEKSLN; this is encoded by the coding sequence ATGGATCAGTTATTACATGATTTTTCGCCAGGCTTATTTTTTATGCAAGCCATTATCTTATTAATATTAATAGTATTAATGAGAAAATTTGCTTGGAAACCAATTTTAGACTCTTTACAGTCTAGAGAAGATGGTATCCAAAACGCATTAGATTCTGCCGAAAAAGCAAAATTAGAAATGCAAAACCTTCAAGCCGATAACCAAAAGTTATTGCAAGAAGCTAGAGCAGAACGCGAAGAGATGCTTAAAGAAGCACGCGAGATGAAAAATAAAATGATTGAGGACGCTAAGTCTGAAGCAGAAGGTCAAGCTAACAAAATGATAGCTCAAGCACAAGCTGCTATCGAAGGTGAAAAGAAAGCCGCTTTAGCCGAACTTAAAAATCACGTTGCTGGTATTTCTTTAGAAATTGCCGAAAAAGTAATGCGTACTGAATTATCTAACAAAGACAAGCAATTACAATTGGTTGAAACTATGTTAGCTGAAAAATCATTAAACTAA